One Vigna unguiculata cultivar IT97K-499-35 chromosome 7, ASM411807v1, whole genome shotgun sequence genomic region harbors:
- the LOC114190776 gene encoding zinc finger protein ZAT5-like produces the protein MEAPEELSLGGSKDHANIVKGKRTKRVRPQSPIPFSVTANSSTGEGERDDFYNVDDNTNTNTNTSNITSNNNNKNHDINNNNHNIINNNSNNSPTTSSAGLQDSTDEEEDMANCLILLAQGQSRESPKHVEEDVGMNYAKYSSRKFLEAATLGSSRAGYYVYECKTCNRTFPSFQALGGHRASHKKPKAIMPIAQDKKHQHLLSSDEEEFQLKTNNNNKSPFSLQLSSKANLYNKSKVHECSICGAEFTSGQALGGHMRRHRAPVGIPTTLSFTPLALEPEEDHPRKKRNVLNLELDLNLPAPEDDPRESKFSFASKQHQQQQHGQKQQQQQQQQQQPQTSLVLTAPALVDCHY, from the coding sequence ATGGAAGCACCAGAGGAACTCTCTCTGGGGGGGTCTAAAGATCACGCCAACATTGTCAAGGGGAAAAGAACCAAAAGGGTCAGACCTCAATCCCCTATCCCCTTCTCTGTCACCGCCAATTCCTCCACcggagaaggagaaagagatgATTTTTACAATGTTGATGacaacaccaacaccaacaccaacaccagTAACATCaccagcaacaacaacaacaaaaaccatgatattaataataacaaccacaacatcatcaacaacaacagcaacaactCTCCCACCACTTCTTCTGCAGGATTACAAGACAGCACAGACGAAGAAGAGGACATGGCCAATTGCCTCATCCTTCTAGCACAAGGACAATCCCGGGAATCTCCGAAACATGTGGAGGAAGATGTTGGCATGAACTACGCCAAGTACAGCAGTAGGAAATTCTTGGAGGCGGCTACCTTGGGGTCTAGCAGGGCAGGGTACTATGTTTATGAATGCAAGACATGTAACAGAACTTTCCCTTCTTTTCAAGCACTTGGAGGGCACAGGGCCAGTCACAAGAAGCCCAAGGCAATCATGCCCATTGCCCAAGACAAGAAGCACCAACACCTTTTGTCATCAGATGAAGAAGAGTTTCAATTGAAGaccaacaacaataataaatcaccattTTCCCTTCAACTCAGTTCAAAGGCCAATTTGTACAACAAATCCAAGGTGCACGAGTGCTCCATCTGCGGTGCTGAATTCACATCGGGGCAGGCACTGGGCGGCCACATGAGACGCCACCGCGCACCGGTGGGGATCCCCACCACACTCTCCTTCACCCCCTTGGCTCTGGAACCGGAAGAAGATCACCCCAGAAAGAAAAGGAATGTGTTGAACTTGGAATTGGATCTCAATCTTCCTGCCCCAGAAGATGATCCAAGAGAATCCAAGTTTTCCTTTGCATCCAAGCAACATCAACAACAGCAACATGGACAGAAacaacagcagcagcagcaacaacaac